A window of Desulforegulaceae bacterium genomic DNA:
GCTTCATCTATTGATGAAACAGACCCTCTTTATCAATTCAATTCATTAAATAATGAATTAAGACTTTTTAATCCTCAAATTCTTAAAAAGAAACAAATAATTGTTTTAAATAAAATCGATTTAACAGAGTCCGTTGAAAAAGTTGATATATTCAAAAAGCAATTCCAGGGTAAAAGAGTTTTTGAAATTTCTGCTGCCACAGGCAAAGGAGTTGAGCAGCTTGTCAAATTTTTAGGGCAGGTTTTAAAAAGAGATGATAAATAACAAAGAGCATATAGAAACTGCAAGAAGAATAGTAATTAAGCTTGGGAGTAATGTTCTTACAGGAAAAAATGATCTTAATATTTCAGTAATAGCTTCTTTGTCCAAACAGGTTAATTCCTTAATTCAATCAAATAAACAGGTTATAATCGTATCTTCAGGGGCAATGGCTGCTGGGCTTAAAAAAATGGGGCTTAAAAAAAGACCGGTTCTTTTGCCTGAACGTCAGGCTGTTGCCGCAGTTGGTCAGACCAGGCTTATCATGGAATATGACCGTGCTTTTTCTGTTTATGGGATAATTGTCAGTCAGCTTCTTCTGACCTCGGAAGATCTTGGTGAAAGAAAACGGTATTTGAATGCCCGTAATACCTTAAACACTCTTTTGTCTAAAAATATAATTCCAATTATAAATGAAAATGATACAGTTTCAATTGATGAAATTGCTTTTGGGGACAATGATAACCTTTCTGCAATGGTTGCAATGCTCATGGACGCGGATCTGCTTATCAACCTTACAGATATTGATGGAGTATATACAAAAGATCCAAGAAGATTTGAAGATGCTGAGCATATAAGTCTTATAGATTCAATTACTGAAGATATTGAAAAAATGGCTGGAGATATTCCAGGTGCTCTTGGTACCGGAGGGATGAAATCTAAGATCAAAGCCGCAAAAAAAGTTATGATGCACGGAATTCCAATGATAATTGCAAACGGACTTCATTCTCATACCATAGATGATATATTTTCTTTTAAGGCAAATGGAACTTTTTTTGTTCCTTTAAGGGAAAAAATTAAGAGCAGAAAGTCCTGGATAGCTTTTAATCTTAAGCCTAAAGGATCAATAGTTATTGATGAGGGTGCAAAAAAAGCCCTTGTTAAAAATGGAAAAAGTCTTCTTCCCGGAGGAATTATAGTTGTAAATGAAGATTTTCATATGGGAGAACCAGTTAAGATTCTAGATAAAAAAGGTGAAGAAATAGGCTCAGGACTTGTGAATTATTCCTCTGCTGATATAAGAAAAATTGCGGGAAGAAAAACCGATGAAATTAAAAAAGTTCTTGGCCTTAAGCCCTATGATGAAATTATACACAGGGATAATCTTGTTATAATACTTACAAAATAATTTTTTGCTGGTGCGATTTAATTGGGTTTAATCTTCTTCCCCTATTTGTTTCCAATTATTGATTAATATTTCAGACCAAAGATTTAATATTGAAAACTTGAAATCGGGGTGAAAAATGGAAAAATTAATAACCGAAATTGCTCAGAGTGCAAAAAATGCCTCAAGAAAAACAGCCATCCTTTCAACAGATCAAAAAAACAAGGCTTTGAAAGAAATAAAGTTAAGCCTTGAAAAAAACTACAAAAAAATTCAGGAAGAAAATTTAAAAGATATTGAAAAAGCAAGGGAAGAAGGACTTTCATCTGCAATGATAGATCGACTGACTTTGAGTGATAACGTAATGAACTCAATGATTTCAGGAATAGATGAAGTTATTCTTCTTGACGATCCTGTTGGGAGAATAGGTTCCATAAAAAAAAGACCAAACGGCCTTGAAGTAGGGAGGATGAACATTCCAATCGGAGTGATAGGAATGATTTATGAATCAAGGCCAAATGTTACAATAGATGCCGGTGTTTTATGTCTTAAAGCAGGTAATGCCGTTATTCTAAGAGGGGGAACAGAAGCTTTTCACTCAAACCAGATTCTTGGTTCAGCAATTTCGGAAGGCCTTGAAAATGCTGGTCTTGATAAAAAAGCTATCCAGATAATTCCTGTAAAGGAAAGGGAGGCTGTTGATTTCCTTCTTAACCAAGAAGGTCTTATTGACTTGATGATCCCAAGGGGTGGAGAAGGGCTTATAAGATTTGTAACTGAAAATTCAAGTATTCCTGTTCTCAAACATTATAAAGGGGTTTGTCATGTCTATATTGATAAATTTGCAGAACTTGAAATGGCCATTGAAATAGCTTTTAATTCAAAAGTTCAAAGACCTGGAGTGTGCAATGCAATGGAAACACTTTTGGTTCACAAAGATATTGCAGACAAATTTCTTCCTCATATTGGTAAACTATACAATAATTCAGGGGTTGAAATTAAAGGCTGTCCTAAAACCTGCGAAATAATAAAAGAAGCAGCTTTAGCAAGCCAAGATGATTTTGGGGTAGAGTTTTTAGATCTTAAAGCATCAATAAAAGTTGTAGACAGTTTTAATCATGCCCTGGATCATATTTCAGTTCATAATTCAGGACATACTGAATCAATAGTTACCAAAGATTATTCAAGGGCAAGACGGTTTTTAAGAGAAGTTGATTCTTCTGTTGTTCTTGTAAATGCTTCAACAAGGTTTAATGACGGCAATCAGCTTGGACTTGGAGCTGAAATAGGAATAAGCACAGACAAGCTCCATGCATATGGGCCCATGGGAATTGAAGAACTTACAGCAAGAAAATTTATAGTGTTTGGCGATGGACAGATCAGAAACTGAGCAAAGAACAGGGATTTTCGGCGGTACTTTCAATCCTTTTCATAAAGGCCATTTAAATGCGGCTGAAGCTGCTTTTAAAGGCCTTAACCTTAAAGAGCTTATTTTTATTCCAGTTTACCTTCCTCCTCACAAAGGTTATTCAACTCTGGCATCTTCTGAGGATAGGATAGAAATAATTAAAAAATCCATTGAAGGTAAAAAAAATTTTTTTATTTCTGATCTTGAAATAAAAAGAAAAGGCCTTTCTTATACTATAGATACACTTAAAGAGATAAAATCTGGCAAAAAAGGAGAGTTTTTTTTTATAATGGGATCAGATTCTTTTTTAAGTTTCAATAAATGGCATAGGTATAAAGATATTTTAAAAATTTCAGGCCTTGCAGTGGCAAGTCGACCAGGATTTGACCCTGAAATTGAAACTCTGGGTATTAAAGGATATTATTTAAAAAATAAGGGGCATTATTCCCATAAAGAGTATAAAGATATTTGTTTTTTTAAGATCAATGAAAAAAACATCTCTTCAACAGGTATTAGAAAATTGATAAAACAAGGACAAAGTTTAAAAGATTATCTTGATGAAAAAGCAGCTGATTACATAGAAGAAAAAGGGCTTTATAAAGATGAAAAATGAAATAGAAGAATTTGCACTTCCTTTTGTTGCTGCGGTTTTGGATAAAAAAACAGAAGGGGTTATAGCACTGGATGTGTCAAAGCTTACTTCGGTTGCAGATGTTTTCATTATAGGCAGCGGGAGATCTGTAAGACAGGTCAAGGCCATAGCCGGGCATGTGAGAAGAAAGTTAAGAGAAAAAGGCAAAAAATCTTTAAACATTGATGGCGAAAATGAAGGAAATTGGGTTTTATTAGATTATGGTGATGTGGTAATTCACCTTTTCCTTGAATCAACAAGAAGATTTTACGATCTTGAAGGATTGTGGATGGATGCTCCAAAAATTTTAAAGGATTTTATAGATAAGAAAATTTCTGAGACAGTTTATGACGACGATGAGGAAGATGATGACTTCTGGAGTAGTGAAGAAAATGAGTATGAAGAATATTAGGCCTTGCCTTCTTATGATTTTAGATGGCTGGGGCAAAGGTGAAAACTACCCGGGTAATGCTGTAAAAGCGGCCAACACTCCTAATCTTGATTTTTATTCGGCAAATCACCCCATGGCTGAGTTAAAGTGCTCAGGTGAAGCTGTTGGGCTTCCTTCCGGTGTTATGGGTAACTCTGAAGTAGGACATCTTAACATTGGTGCAGGAAGAGTTGTTTATCAAGACCTTTTAAGAATTGACAAAGCCATTGAAGATAAAAGTTTTTTTTTAAACAAAGCTTTTAATGATCTTTTTGATAAAACTAAAAAAAATAATGGCAAAGTTCATTTTTTGGGTCTTTTGTCAAATGGAAGAGTTCACAGCAGCCTTGATCACCTTTATGCCCTTATTGAAATGGCAGTTAAAAAAAATATCAAGGCAGTGGTTCATCCTATAATGGATGGAAGGGATACTTCTCCAGACAGCGGAATAAAATTTTTAAATGAGCTTAGAAAAAAAATTGCTCCCTTTAAAAATATAACCATAGGCACAGTCTGCGGAAGATTTTATGCCATGGACAGGGACAAAAGATGGGAAAGAGTGGAAAAAGCCTATAATCTTTACACAAAAGCAGAAGGTGAGGTTTTTGGCTCAGCAGAAGATTCAATACTTTTTTATTATGAAAATAAAATAACAGATGAATTTATAAAACCTTCAATAATAGATAAGGAAAGCATTGTAAAAGATAATGACGGAGTTATTTTTTTTAACTTCAGAGCTGATAGGGCAAGGGAAATTACCAGTGCTTTTACATCTGAAGAGTTTGGTGAGTTTGAAAGAAAAAACAGGCCAAATCTTTCGGGTTATGTGTGCATGACTTCCTATGATAAGGATTTTGATCTTGAGGCGGCATTTCTTCCCATGGAAGTAAAAAACAATTTAGGCGAATTTATTTCAAATCAGGGATTAACTCAGCTTAGAATAGCAGAAACTGAAAAATATGCCCATGTAACATATTTTTTTAACGGGGGAAATGAAGAGCCATACCCAAAGGAAGATCGAATCCTTGTTCCATCTCCAAGGGAGGTGGAAACCTATGATAAAAAGCCTGAAATGAGCGCAGAAGAAGTTTGTAATTCATTTGTAAAGGCATTTAAGGAAAATGATTATTCTCTTTGTGTTTTAAACTATGCCAATATGGACATGGTTGGGCACACAGGAGACTTTGACTCAGCAGTAAAAGCCTGTGAAATAGTGGATAAATTTGTAAAACCGGCTGCTGATTCAGTTCTTGCAAAGGGGGGATTTGTAATTATTACTGCAGATCATGGAAATCTTGAAAAAATGTGCGATGAAAACAGCTGTGCATATACGGCCCACACCACAAATCCTGTTAATTTTATTCTTGTGGATAATGAAAAAAAAAACTTGCTTAAAACCCGGGGAAAACTTGGAGATATTGCTCCGACAATTCTTGAGGTTATGGGTTTGGAGCTTCCCTTGGAAATGACAGGAAAAAGCCTTGTAAGGAGAGATTGATAATGGATTGTATAAAAGACTATTTAACAGGAAAAGAAATTAATTTAACTGGAGCAGAAGAAAACCGCCAAAAAGTTATGAAATTTCTTGTAGAAGAAAAAGGTTTTTTAAAGTCAGATATAAAAGCCAGGGTAGAGTTTGAGATTTTAATTTCAGGGGAACCTTACAAAACAGAAATAGATCTTTTAATTTTAATAAACAAAATGATTGTTGCTGTTTTTAAAACTCCTGCAGGTTCCCTTTCTTCCTGGGATAGAGAAATTATTTCCGGAGCAAGAATTCTTCTGCCTGATTATCAAATACCTTTTGCAATAGTTTCTGACGGAGAAAACGCAGAGATTTTCGATACTGTCAAAGGTGAAAAGATTGGAAGAGGGATTGAAAATATTCCTTCAAAAGAAGAGATTCAAAACTATCTTGATAAGAATCCTTTGACAGAGTTTCCAAAGGAAAAAACTGAAAGACAAAAGCTGGTATTTAAAACTTATGATGAATTAAATATAAATAGATAAAATAAAATCAATCAAGTTTTGCTTTTCTCGCTTTAACTTAAAAAATCTGTTTTTGTCTGATTTTTAAATAAAAAACTAAAAGTTTTCGTCTGACTTTGTAAACCAGTCAGCGAAAACTTTTTTTACTTATGAACTGAAAAATTTAAGTTCAATTTAGTTCTTTTCCGCAGTGTTTGCAGACTTTTGCCCTTCTTTTGATTATTTCAGCACAAAAAGGACATTCTCTTGTAAAGCATCTTCCATGGATTTTACCAACAGCAAGCTCTATTGCGTCTGCTACCTTTGTAGTGGGTGGTTTTATATTTCTCAAAGGTTCAATTGCTTCTATTATATCAGCACAGTCGCCAAGCATTTCAATTGATTTCAGCCTAACTCTAATAGGTTCCAAGTTATCTTGAGCCATGGAAATTATCTTGATGAAGTCTTTATTTACATAGCAGTCTGCCAGGATTGAAAATCCAGTTTTAATTCTTTCTTCGATTTCTTCTTGTTCATTAATTAATTCTTCTGAAACTATCTGCCCTTCTCCTCCAGCCTTTCCAAATACAGA
This region includes:
- the rsfS gene encoding ribosome silencing factor, translated to MKNEIEEFALPFVAAVLDKKTEGVIALDVSKLTSVADVFIIGSGRSVRQVKAIAGHVRRKLREKGKKSLNIDGENEGNWVLLDYGDVVIHLFLESTRRFYDLEGLWMDAPKILKDFIDKKISETVYDDDEEDDDFWSSEENEYEEY
- a CDS encoding type I restriction enzyme HsdR N-terminal domain-containing protein, translating into MDCIKDYLTGKEINLTGAEENRQKVMKFLVEEKGFLKSDIKARVEFEILISGEPYKTEIDLLILINKMIVAVFKTPAGSLSSWDREIISGARILLPDYQIPFAIVSDGENAEIFDTVKGEKIGRGIENIPSKEEIQNYLDKNPLTEFPKEKTERQKLVFKTYDELNINR
- the proB gene encoding glutamate 5-kinase, with protein sequence MINNKEHIETARRIVIKLGSNVLTGKNDLNISVIASLSKQVNSLIQSNKQVIIVSSGAMAAGLKKMGLKKRPVLLPERQAVAAVGQTRLIMEYDRAFSVYGIIVSQLLLTSEDLGERKRYLNARNTLNTLLSKNIIPIINENDTVSIDEIAFGDNDNLSAMVAMLMDADLLINLTDIDGVYTKDPRRFEDAEHISLIDSITEDIEKMAGDIPGALGTGGMKSKIKAAKKVMMHGIPMIIANGLHSHTIDDIFSFKANGTFFVPLREKIKSRKSWIAFNLKPKGSIVIDEGAKKALVKNGKSLLPGGIIVVNEDFHMGEPVKILDKKGEEIGSGLVNYSSADIRKIAGRKTDEIKKVLGLKPYDEIIHRDNLVIILTK
- the nadD gene encoding nicotinate-nucleotide adenylyltransferase, whose product is MDRSETEQRTGIFGGTFNPFHKGHLNAAEAAFKGLNLKELIFIPVYLPPHKGYSTLASSEDRIEIIKKSIEGKKNFFISDLEIKRKGLSYTIDTLKEIKSGKKGEFFFIMGSDSFLSFNKWHRYKDILKISGLAVASRPGFDPEIETLGIKGYYLKNKGHYSHKEYKDICFFKINEKNISSTGIRKLIKQGQSLKDYLDEKAADYIEEKGLYKDEK
- a CDS encoding glutamate-5-semialdehyde dehydrogenase — translated: MEKLITEIAQSAKNASRKTAILSTDQKNKALKEIKLSLEKNYKKIQEENLKDIEKAREEGLSSAMIDRLTLSDNVMNSMISGIDEVILLDDPVGRIGSIKKRPNGLEVGRMNIPIGVIGMIYESRPNVTIDAGVLCLKAGNAVILRGGTEAFHSNQILGSAISEGLENAGLDKKAIQIIPVKEREAVDFLLNQEGLIDLMIPRGGEGLIRFVTENSSIPVLKHYKGVCHVYIDKFAELEMAIEIAFNSKVQRPGVCNAMETLLVHKDIADKFLPHIGKLYNNSGVEIKGCPKTCEIIKEAALASQDDFGVEFLDLKASIKVVDSFNHALDHISVHNSGHTESIVTKDYSRARRFLREVDSSVVLVNASTRFNDGNQLGLGAEIGISTDKLHAYGPMGIEELTARKFIVFGDGQIRN
- the gpmI gene encoding 2,3-bisphosphoglycerate-independent phosphoglycerate mutase; translation: MKNIRPCLLMILDGWGKGENYPGNAVKAANTPNLDFYSANHPMAELKCSGEAVGLPSGVMGNSEVGHLNIGAGRVVYQDLLRIDKAIEDKSFFLNKAFNDLFDKTKKNNGKVHFLGLLSNGRVHSSLDHLYALIEMAVKKNIKAVVHPIMDGRDTSPDSGIKFLNELRKKIAPFKNITIGTVCGRFYAMDRDKRWERVEKAYNLYTKAEGEVFGSAEDSILFYYENKITDEFIKPSIIDKESIVKDNDGVIFFNFRADRAREITSAFTSEEFGEFERKNRPNLSGYVCMTSYDKDFDLEAAFLPMEVKNNLGEFISNQGLTQLRIAETEKYAHVTYFFNGGNEEPYPKEDRILVPSPREVETYDKKPEMSAEEVCNSFVKAFKENDYSLCVLNYANMDMVGHTGDFDSAVKACEIVDKFVKPAADSVLAKGGFVIITADHGNLEKMCDENSCAYTAHTTNPVNFILVDNEKKNLLKTRGKLGDIAPTILEVMGLELPLEMTGKSLVRRD
- a CDS encoding zinc ribbon domain-containing protein, translating into MQTRDEYLQKLLEIKKPNCPHCGKEMNIWEVPPITFSDGLGWGEPFLFVCFNDDCPPFVSGWDDIEETYGHRASFRCINYPFTNTFELMSVFGKAGGEGQIVSEELINEQEEIEERIKTGFSILADCYVNKDFIKIISMAQDNLEPIRVRLKSIEMLGDCADIIEAIEPLRNIKPPTTKVADAIELAVGKIHGRCFTRECPFCAEIIKRRAKVCKHCGKELN